Sequence from the Panicum virgatum strain AP13 chromosome 5N, P.virgatum_v5, whole genome shotgun sequence genome:
GCAGCCCCTAGGATGGAGGACGCCGCCCGCCATCAGGcctcggagcgccgccaccgtggCCCCTAAGAGGCTAAGATGCAGGACGCCTTGACCCCTATGATGCAGGGCAACGCCTTGACAAGTTCGTTGTCTGGCATCCTCCAGATGCCCCAGGTCTTGGCCACAAACTTCTTTCCCTGCCGTTGTCAAGGGCACTCCGTGGGCAATAACTGCTTCATTTTCATTCTATGATTTTGGAGGACGCAACATGGAGGTGGTAGTTGCTGTAATCCTTGTTTGTGCAGACAAAATTGTTGTTCCTGCCATTGTAATGAACATCTATACAACTTTGACGCACTGTAAAATTGAGTATGTACATCAGTTTTGTGTCACTAATAAAAATCGGCTTGTGAGAATGCTCCCTGCTTCGATAATGCAAGATTGTTTTCTCTCTTATGTTAGCTAAATTCAGAGAATTGAGAAGCATAGATGCATAGTGTGTGTATGTGTTTGCAGACATCAATCGAGTTATGAGAATGAAAGAGTGATCAAGAATGAAAATAGATGATCTTTTGCCTCAGCAATCGAGTTGTATGTATAGGTaacatgctgctgctgcatatGAAATAAGAGCAGAGAAGGCAGGAAGTTGGGACAGGTGTTACAGTGGAGGAATTCTTGAATACAAATGTGTTCCAGGATCCAAAGAGAAAATAAAACTATAGAATTGACATAGCATCCAAATTGTTTTTGGcatctaaaaaaatataagtGCACATTATTTTAGCAAATCATCCTGAAAGTGTAGCACTAAACACATTGCTTCATTGCCACAGGTAAATGCGAGCATGTTTGAGCCGCTGCTTCAGCTCCCCTTGTTTGGGCAATTACGCCTATTATGCCCAACTTCATCCATTATTATACGACTAACTATTCTCCTCCTGCAGCAAATAGGATTTAGCATTAATCATTCCGCGTTGTTCACCTGATGCAAGAAGCATGATCGTTGTTTCACCTGAGCCGGGCGCACGTAGGCGATGAGCTGATCGTTGAAATTAAAACCAGTGGACGCAGGTTCCAATACCGCAGCAGGGACCCACACCGACCAGAAGCCTGAACTATCGAGTCTGAGGAAGTGGTGCGCGGCAGCCgagtggtggccggcggccgagTTCTGGCGACCTGCGGGAAGAGACAGAGTGTCCTCCGTCTGTGCCCAGCCAGAGCTCGTTCTTGTGGTtggatggagggcggcggcggcacctcgTCACGCCGAACCGTGGAGATTACGTGATCACCAGGCACATGAACTCACGAACCGGTGAGGATGAGGTATAGTATTTGGAGGGGGCTTGTGCAAAGTGTACATGGGGCGGATCTGCTGGTGCGGGAGGGTTCTTCTGCAAAATTTACATGCACTGTTCGATGGGGGATCGGAGGCCTAGCAAGCGTTGCTTGCAGCCTTGCACGGTTGTGCTACTTGCACTCCAGTCGGACCCTAATAAAAATGTCTGGACTCTGGAGGGAGTGCGCTGTTAAGCTGTTCGGCATTGTATTGTATTTGGGCAGTTCAATTTTGGCCCAACTATTTGGGCTTTTGGGCTGACTAGTCTCGTTGTTAGAAATTGGACACCTTTAGGAAGCCCGCATAAACCCTCGCCGTCGGCCCCGATCCCTTCcacagggccggcggcggcgcgctcgccgaAGCTGGTAGGTGCGCGTGCTCCCTCTCCCTCGCTTCTCCCTCCTTGACTCTCCTAGGATTGTAGCGAGCCTAATTTTTCTATATTAACGTTTCAATTGATTGGCTGCAGGCTGCTTCTTCGCAGGGGAGTGCGAGCTTAATCGGCCACCATGGATGGTAAAAGAACTTTGTCTCTTTCATTTCCCCAACCCTCCTGGTTACATGCACTGTGATGTGTCGGTATTGGGGTTGGGGAGTTGGTTGCGGTTGAGATTATCATAAATGCTCGGCGAGCTAGTGTGTCGAACCCTTGTGCTAACATGGCCATCGGCCATGTTAGATTTGGGTCAGAAATTACAGCTCTAGCATATAATCTGGAATTATGGTTGCAATTGCACAGTGGTGAAGTTTCATTACAGGAGTACGGAAGGGGAACGATGTGCAGCGTTGCTACAGCAAATTGAACAAAATAGCTGTCCTATTTACAAATGGATTGAGGCGTACATGATAAAAGGCTGCCCTTTTCGCTGATTATGCATTAAGTAGATCGATGCTATCAAAAGAAGCAGGGAAACAATTAGAATAATCATACTACCACACAGCTTTGCTGAATTGTATCACAGTTCACAGCTTTCAATTGTGTGCCCTGAGTATTGCTTCTGCTTCATGTTGTCAATTTCTCATGACTATTTTTTCAAACAGTCGATAAGCAAGAAACAATGGAGGAGACCATCCTTGTTGGTGATGATCTCATGCGAGGGCCACCATCACCTGTCATACCGAAAGAGATTGCATCACATGTCCTTGAAGGTGTTGAGCTTTGTGATGGTATACTAAGGAATCTTTTCTTATGTGAGTAATTGCTTTTTTCTTACATCGATATCATGTTTCTCTTATTCCTTGTGCATTTATGTGGAAAAATGTTCTGAGAAAAACATCATTTCTGTTCTCCAGGCCTACAAATAAATGATATTGAGCCATTCTGCCAAGATGAAATTGTGCTATACCAACAATGTGCTGAGAAAAGGGTTAGTTATATTAAAACCATTTGCCTGCTATCTGATTTTGTTTGGTGTTTATTCAACCATATAGCATTGTATCTTATTATAACAGGACAAGGAAATAAGAGAACAGATGCAAGATAGTGAATATAAACTGGGTTTTTCAATGCCTCTGGAACAAGCAATGGTGAGAGCTACCCAACTCCAATCAGAAGTCACACTGCTAGAAAGGTAGTTTAGTGACTGATGATTTTGCCTGTTATACTACCACATCCTCATCATGTCATGAGTCCTGTCTCCTAGATGAACATTcaggttttttttctttctcataaGAGATTTAGGAGCTGTACTGGATTGATCCACTTAACAACAAATGTCTTTATGCTGAATGCTTTTTTTTTCCACGGTTATTTCCAGTTTGAACTAGTAAACCAGAGAGGGAACAGGAGAAAAGTGGCAGGCAGGGGCGAAACTACGTTTATGGTGCCTGGTGCACTGGCACCAGGGTACAAACGAATTGTTCTACTATCAATGCTAGAATTCACCGGTGCTTAGAGTAAAATACTAAGTAGTGCACCAGGGTTATTTGagctctagcttcgcccctggtgGCAGGTGCATGGGAGCATAGTCTCTGACTTCACCCTTGATCTGTTAATCCATTTGATGATTAGCAGAAGGCAGCTCTTTGCTTTTATCATGCTTTGACGGTTATCATCATAACTATTAAACTTAACTGGCATTATGATATTATTAGCAAGGTTTATGTGGGAAATGAGCCCTGCATGAGCAAAAACTTATACGACTCTACTGGGGGTGAATTGGGTAGTTTGTGGAGAGATAGAGATAGTAACCATGCTGAGAATGCAGACAAAAAGTTATATTCAGTAACTCTCCAATGTAGTACGAGGCTAGTGTGCTTTTACCACCCTAAACATTCAAGCTCTTCATGAGTAATAATGGATTGCAACACAATGCATGTTAGTTTTATTCTGCCAAATACATAATTGCTTATTTTCTTATACTTCATACTTTCAGACTAAATTGCTACCCTACCTCATTGAGCTTGGTGGCTGATGCCAACAGAATcataaaaaatactaatatACAAGGTGCTGTTTCGGTACACTTAAGTACTTTTAGATTGATTAGTTGCACAGTTCCTGCTTGGAGTGCTATAGGAAGTAGATTTTTAGACCTTCATATGCACACTGATTATTCATTCCGATGAGTAGTTTTTATTCTGGTGTTCCACAGGCTTATGAGTAACACCTGACCGTCCAAAAGAGTCACCAGTTAAACTACTTGCTGATGATGTTTTAGCGTAGTACCTATTGTTTCTCTTTTATAAGTCATATTTTGCTAAGCACAGGAATTAGTAAGTCACAAACAAAAAAGAATGTAGATTGACATGGCCAGGGTATCCTTGGTTTTGAATCTCTTGGGCCTAAGAGAGAATAGTTAGTGTGGATGTTACTCATGAATGCTGAGAGGTCAAAGTAAAGCTCTAAACAAAACAGggcaaaagagagaaaaagttaCCAAACCTGCATTTGAATCTGGtattttaaaataatattaGGAAAGGAAACATTCAGGCATTACATTTTAAAATGGAGGCCTTGTGTTGGTAagatacattttttttctgaaagacTGTTAAGATACATTTTTTAATGTACTGTTAGTTACAGTAGAGTAAACAGCAGGAATCCTGAATCGTAATGAATTTCCTATTAGTTCATTCACAAGTCTTTAAATTCTGCTTGTGTGGGGGTCTTATACTTCTCTGTAGGCGCATGATTCTTGCAAGTGGACTTGAGGGTATGGAAGGATTTCGGCAGAGATGGAGCTTGCACGGACAGCTTGAAGATACAAGGTAATTATTTTGACTTGCGCTCATTCTGGCCTTTATAATGCAAAGTTCTGCCTTGGAAAAATAAACCATGAGAATGTAGTGGGCTTCAAAATTCAGATTCATGGAATGATAATAACTCAAAGTCGGCAGCTTCTTAATTTACATACAAATAATGTATCTAAGTTACCAAATCACATGATCAGCTTGTGTTTTCTGTTCTACTTTACAATCTCGTCCTTGCAGAAAAAGACTTGAGGCACTGAACCATGGCATTGGGAAAAGAGAGAACCAAAGTTCTATGCGGGAAGCGACAAAATCAGCTCCAGCTGGGAGGAGGTGGTTCTTTTGGTAGGTTAGTATCGTGTTTCCCAAGGTGTTGAAACTATAGCTTAAGATATATTAATTGCAACCTCACTCGCTTATTAATTTCTGCAATACTGTACCCCCAAACCAGCCATTTTATTCGCTAGAGGCTCTACCTCAACTTCGATGCTGCTGTCTCTTGTGGAAACGAGGGAACGAGAGCTTATCGAGGACTTCAATTTCAACTACCTGCTGCATCAAGGAAGTGGATTCATATTGTCTTGAGCTTGCTAATAAATGGAGCATGCACGGAAATGACCAACTGCAAATGAAATATTATAGATATAACACATCTTATTTCAGCACTAACTACAAAGATATAAACATAAGATATAGGAAATTATGTACAGACACCGTGGCTAACAAACTGGGAAAATACCTGAAATTCATCATGAATTCATGTGCCATACAAATATTTTGGAAAAATACAAATGTGCAACTCTTACACCTAACATCTTACACTTCAGGAATAGCTAAAGTTTTTCCATCTTCtagtaagagcaactccagtaagGACCCTATTTGAGTCCCTAGTTTTAAAGTAGGGGCTAATTGTTCAAAAACTCACTCCAACAGAACCCCTACTAGAGTCCCTGTAGTATAGGGAGGCACTCAAATTTGCCCTCCCAGCCCCATCTCCCACGGGTGGCTTGGGGCCCCCTacttgacgccgccgccgctacttcTCCACGGCTGCTCCTCCCCTGTGCTGTGCACCTCCGTCTCGCCCAAGCGCatgcccgcccgcgccgctgcgGCCCCGCGGCCGACCAGAGCGGCGGAGCTCCGAGCACGGCAGCCTCGctccttcgcgccgccgccgcggaccggGACGGCAGCgacgcccctgctcctccgtgCGGCCGCTCGAGCCCACCACGCCACACCGCCGCACGGGCCGGCCGCCTAGTCCCCGCTCCTCtcctccgctccgccgcacGGTCACGCCACCCGCTGCTCCGTGCGGCCGCACATGCCTACCGCCCGAGCTCGTGGTGCCGCCGCACTGGCCGGTCGCCGCGTCCCCGCTCCTCCGCTCCACCGCACGGGCCGGCCGGCGCCCGAGCTCGCTGTCCTCTGTGCCGCccgagccggccggccgcccgagCTCGCCATCGTAGGATTAGATGGGGCAGTGACTGggaaagaggaggaagaaaggagtcaGGGAGAGAAGAGTGGGTAGGTCCCACCTGtcatgaaagaaaaagaaaatagacaCTGATGTGATGTGTGGGTCCTACTAGTCATAGTAAAAAAAGGTGCTGCAAGTGGAGGTTATTACTGGAGTTGGAAATAAAATTATAGCCCAAAAAAACTAGGATCAGCCCCTACTTAAAAAAGTAAGGGCATGAAGTAGGgctctgctggagatgctctaatgaAACAAATCCAAATGGATACTATGAATACTTCAAATCACAATGAGCAGTCTGACCAGGAGCTTGTTCTCTCTGGGCTAAAGCTGAGCAGTGCGAACACTATGCGCATATGCTTGAGGCATACTCCCTTCTCATTATCTGAAAATAAATGCTTACACGATGAATGTACTAATAGGAGTACCTAGGGGCCATTTAGTTGCAAAcgcgaaaatttttggatgtcacattaatagtttgaccagatgtcgggagggtttttcgggcattaattaaaaaactaatttcagaactcacttggaaaccacgagacgaatcttttgaggcctttgatcgcgtcattagcacatggggggttactgtagcacttatggctaatcatgcattaattagacttaaaagattcgtctcgttatgtacatccaaactgtgtaattagttttgttatttaattacatttagtgcttcatacatgtgtttaaaagggaggtgaaaatttttaggaactaaacggCTCCAATATTGCAATTCTTCTATAGCAGGAATAACATGAGTGCGAATAGCATTTAGAGCATGTAGACATGTATTatcaattttttatttaaagatATAATCCCATATAGTCATGAATAGAATTATAAATGTGTGTTCAAAGGCACTGACACCTCAACGCACATTGAGGAGAGCCGGAGGATGGATGCGCGTGTCCACTATCTGTATGGTAGGAAGGCGGATAGGTCACACGGCCTGTGCCACCTTCGTCCGTTGGAGAAGAACAGATGGGGTGGAGTTGGGGAGGGACCAGAAAAGTTAGTGCGCACAGACAACGATGATGAAGCGGCAGGACTGAGTTTTGGTTGACTGGGAGTGTGACGGGCTTGTGATAATTTAGCCACTAACATCATCTCGATTGGGCGCACGAAATTAGGGAGGTAGTTCCTCTACAGAGAGACTTCCCTCACTAAGAGCAGGGTTAATGATTCCGCGGGTAGCCGGCTGGAATGACTGACGCGATAGCAGTGGATcccactgcatttaatgctcagAAAAATGGGGCAGTCAATAGGAGACATGTGCATGCAAGCGGCAGCCAACAGGAGCAGGTTGGAGGGTTTATCCGCCCGCTCCAGCGGACGTTTCGTGAGTCGCTTGTGTGGTTCTCTCTCCTACTTTCTCTCCCCTGATTTTGCCGGCTCCCAGCTCATTATAATACTTGTTCTAACGCGTAGACCCACTGCACTTGAGCCTATGTGTCAGCGGGTGAGTCCCTCTGCAGTAGTGCAGAGGAGACTCATTCGCGAAAAGATTGGATGCTAGTTTTGACCACTTTTGGACCAAgtttaattttgttttgttgGTTTTAGATGTTTAGGCTCAAGAGGTGAGGCTATTGCGCTCTTTTCTCACGGCGAACGATCTGCCATCTGATTCTCTGTGCTCTCTATGGGGCTCACGCTAAGTAGGACCAAATGTTAGTTAAATTAGGACCAAATGTTAGTTAAATGAACAGGCAGGaagtgtactccctccgtcgtGCATTTTTAGAGTTCAAAATTGTCTTAAAATAAATGCATCTTTAACTACGAGGCAACCTAACTCTAGTTCTCTTCGTAAAGTACAATGATTACACATTTACACCAACCCACCTCTTAAATCAAAATGACAAAATTTTAGTCACCTCTATTTGGATCAAGTGACTAAAGTTCCAAATAAAGTGATTAAAATAAGGGGCATGCCCACTCAAGTACTCCTTTTAACTTCTTTTAGCTACTCTTTGGGAGCTAATGGGACTAAAATAATTTTAGTCACTTTAGTCATTTTGTTTGGAACTTTAATCCCTAAAGTGACTAAAAGTTTAATCACTTTGCTTTAGAAGGTGGGACCCAAATAGAGCCTAGAAGTGCATTTATTTTAGAACGAGTAGACGAAGCACGGTGTGTGGAGCGTGCTGCAAGTCTGGATGACTGCACGTGGCATGGTACACGGTCAAGACTAGGGTCTACGCACGTCAGCGGCCAAATGCCGTTCGAACCCGAATGAAGCATGGTATTGCGGGCGACCACAATGCGGAAATAAAAGCAGTCCTTAAGCTCTTACTTATGGGTACCTATAGCCACTGTGAAGGTGGTTTTATATGTGTCAGAGACTAAAGGCATCCATGGCGTTATGGGCTGACCATATggaataaaaaatattattatctcTCTCCTGCTGCCATAGTACTCTTTGCTTCCACCTTATTCCTCTTCCCGGTGCAGCGAGGGTGTTGTTTCTTATTTCTCGTAGGTCTCATGTTTATTGACTGCTCATTGTGGAGAATGAAATAGACTATAGCTCACTCACATAAGACCTACCCTTGTAGACCGATTTGGCAAGAAACATTGCCCTTGCCCTGTCTCATAGGTTGCAGTGTTCAGCCACAGTCCCATTGACCCGAGTGCATGCCGTCCCCTTGGTGCAGTGCTCCTGCAACTCGCACAGCAGCACAGAGCGACACGTGCCACGTGAGATGCAGAGAGAGCTCCAAGGAACACCAGGTTTTAAGGCCAGTCTTAGTAGAGAGTGTTCGTACGGTTGTCAAGATTGTAAATTAGATAACCGAGTCAGAGGAGTGTCATGTTGACGATACTTCTCTCACATTCCATGACATTCAACATTCTCTCTCTTGTGccatgttagcaaatttaatacTTATGACACTTCCATTGAGATTGGTCTAAGAAACCCGATAAACAAGAGAGTAACGGTAAGATATTGTACTATTATACTATTATTGGACATAATCATCTCTTATTTTGAAAACTAAATGCCTGATAAGGCATTCTAGTTAGTGTGTGCATGATGCTCCCCTTCCATCTATTTTGGGTAATTTTTCTCCTTagcaaattttaaattttgaacaccTACCAAGAACTTTTTGTAGTAACTTTTTTATTAAACTATTCATGACTACTTCATGTGACTTTTGAGTTTAAAAACTTACAAAAACCTTTATAGGAtaaatttttaggattttttagaaatttttttggcgAAACCACCTCAAATAAGTTTATAGAGAACTTATTTAAACAAGTTTTCCCCTCATCTTTGGAAAAGAAGCTACTCAGCGAGAGAGAGCAGaatccaaaaataaaataatactaaAGCATTGTATAGACAAGTATCACAGAAAGCATTGTATAGATAAGTCTACACTCAGATCTTTGAAAGATTTTCCAGAAAACTAAAGCAGCAAAGGTCATGCgtcatactccctccttccccgtttataaggcatggtggaacatgacacggtcttctaaacaacactttgaccatttatttatcatatattatatcacttttgattataaacttataatcattgtaaaatatatttgattatgaatccaatcatatgaaatttgcattataaaaataaaaatttaatagtcaaattattggtcaaagataacaatgtttgaatcttgatatacgtgtatgccttataaacagggaaggagggagtataagtTAAGCGCCATGCAAGTTAACGCCGCGCCGTGCAAGTTAACAGCCATGCAAGTTAACGCCGTTCCCTCCATACCAATGAAGTTTGCGCCATGCCGCAGTAGGATAAGAAGTTAAGAAGCAGCGAAGGCCTCAATGCTCTTTGCAGCACTATATAAGGAGGACATGCTTCACAAAACGAAGGCTGTATGAGAAGTTCCTGCGAGAGCACCTAAACCCAATACAATTTCTTGTAGTTGGTACAGGGATGGTACAAGGAATTTTATTGGATTTAGgtgtcactactacagaataggcctttgttccaggccatttgtcccggcagcctttgggcccgggacaataggtggcttttgtcccgggtccaacagctagccgggccagcaggGGGGACaatggccttttgtcccggtttggagccaccaaccgggataaaaggccgacaccaaccgggaccatcccggttggtgtcggcctgttatcccggttggtggctccaaccgggacaaaagaccttggcccccttatccccttccctctccccccccccccctcccgcccgagccattcagctcacttgtttcttgctgttcttggctcgggagagaggagttcttgctcatttcttcaccacatttgtgaagatctttgattccccgtccatccatcggcgctaaaggtttggggcttgtttttctcttcttccttggcttgtatagctcatttaatgctttagaaatagagaaaatgtgtagctagctcatttcttggacatttagctagattgcatatgtaggtgtgattttcttttagatttagatgagtatgtggatagtagaaatttttaggaTGAGTGTAGAcatttcat
This genomic interval carries:
- the LOC120673740 gene encoding uncharacterized protein LOC120673740 isoform X3, with translation MEETILVGDDLMRGPPSPVIPKEIASHVLEGVELCDGILRNLFLCLQINDIEPFCQDEIVLYQQCAEKRDKEIREQMQDSEYKLGFSMPLEQAMVRATQLQSEVTLLERRMILASGLEGMEGFRQRWSLHGQLEDTRKRLEALNHGIGKRENQSSMREATKSAPAGRRWFFW
- the LOC120673740 gene encoding uncharacterized protein LOC120673740 isoform X4, giving the protein MLGELVCRTLVLTWPSAMLDLVDKQETMEETILVGDDLMRGPPSPVIPKEIASHVLEGVELCDGILRNLFLCLQINDIEPFCQDEIVLYQQCAEKRDKEIREQMQDSEYKLGFSMPLEQAMVRATQLQSEVTLLERLNCYPTSLSLVADANRIIKNTNIQGA
- the LOC120673740 gene encoding uncharacterized protein LOC120673740 isoform X2: MDVDKQETMEETILVGDDLMRGPPSPVIPKEIASHVLEGVELCDGILRNLFLCLQINDIEPFCQDEIVLYQQCAEKRDKEIREQMQDSEYKLGFSMPLEQAMVRATQLQSEVTLLERRMILASGLEGMEGFRQRWSLHGQLEDTRKRLEALNHGIGKRENQSSMREATKSAPAGRRWFFW
- the LOC120673740 gene encoding uncharacterized protein LOC120673740 isoform X1 — protein: MLGELVCRTLVLTWPSAMLDLVDKQETMEETILVGDDLMRGPPSPVIPKEIASHVLEGVELCDGILRNLFLCLQINDIEPFCQDEIVLYQQCAEKRDKEIREQMQDSEYKLGFSMPLEQAMVRATQLQSEVTLLERRMILASGLEGMEGFRQRWSLHGQLEDTRKRLEALNHGIGKRENQSSMREATKSAPAGRRWFFW